The following are encoded together in the Mumia sp. Pv4-285 genome:
- a CDS encoding ABC transporter substrate-binding protein has product MAPRKTLLSAVALAVALTASACAGNDNDQAGSSGSGRDPRYGATMTVAYKSDPKTFDPAVCYDATCWNNMRMLFDRLYDYVGDTMEIAPQAAAAMPKVSADGLTYDIPIKEGMVFSDGKPLTAKDFAYSFQRILDPKTKSPVASFWSGIKGAQEYAKNPEGEVAGIKAVSDTDLQITLTAPNNAFKYVLAMPHASVIEQGTGDTVATEPVGSGPFSLDHFDPGREIVVKRNPTYWDYPRPYVDEVVEKLGVEPSVQLLQVQKGDIDLMGDPIPPAQYLQVKNDPALKSQIKNITKPSTYFLTMNTKMAPFDDPKVREAVSYAIDRTMLLKLVSGQGSEANEFLPKDIVGHTDEDLLHDQDLAKAKQLLADAGYPDGFSTTLYSWNTPPWTQMLPQIQQDLGKIGIKVDAQPIQQSTFFDVAATPGKAPMTLTFWVADYPDGSDFYQALLSCAAAVPGGQNYPFYCNPKVDDLVAQALAAGTTDEADKIYAEATKQMLADNPIVPLFYGKKTEVFGKQVGGYHSQPVWGWDMTSYWKTDGSTTKPAKG; this is encoded by the coding sequence ATGGCACCACGGAAGACGTTGCTCAGTGCGGTCGCCCTGGCGGTTGCACTGACAGCCTCGGCATGCGCCGGGAACGACAACGACCAGGCGGGTTCGAGCGGATCGGGACGCGATCCGCGGTACGGCGCGACCATGACGGTCGCCTACAAGAGCGACCCGAAGACGTTCGATCCCGCGGTCTGCTACGACGCGACCTGCTGGAACAACATGCGGATGCTCTTCGACCGCCTGTACGACTACGTCGGCGACACGATGGAGATCGCCCCCCAGGCCGCCGCGGCCATGCCGAAGGTGAGCGCCGACGGTCTGACGTACGACATCCCGATCAAGGAGGGGATGGTGTTCAGCGACGGCAAGCCGCTGACCGCCAAGGACTTCGCGTACTCCTTCCAGCGGATCCTCGATCCGAAGACCAAGTCGCCCGTCGCCAGCTTCTGGTCCGGGATCAAGGGCGCGCAGGAGTATGCCAAGAACCCGGAGGGTGAGGTCGCAGGGATCAAGGCCGTCTCCGACACCGACCTGCAGATCACGCTGACGGCTCCGAACAACGCCTTCAAGTACGTGCTCGCGATGCCGCACGCCTCGGTCATCGAGCAGGGGACCGGCGACACGGTGGCCACGGAGCCCGTGGGTTCCGGCCCGTTCTCGCTCGACCACTTCGACCCGGGCCGCGAGATCGTGGTCAAGCGGAACCCGACGTACTGGGACTACCCGCGTCCGTACGTCGACGAGGTCGTCGAGAAGCTCGGCGTCGAGCCGTCGGTGCAGCTGCTCCAGGTGCAGAAGGGCGACATCGACCTGATGGGCGACCCGATCCCGCCCGCGCAGTACCTCCAGGTCAAGAACGACCCGGCCCTCAAGAGCCAGATCAAGAACATCACCAAGCCTTCGACGTACTTCCTGACGATGAACACGAAGATGGCGCCGTTCGACGACCCCAAGGTCCGTGAGGCCGTCTCGTATGCGATCGACCGGACGATGTTGCTCAAGCTCGTCAGCGGTCAGGGTTCGGAGGCCAACGAGTTCCTGCCGAAGGACATCGTCGGGCACACCGACGAGGACCTCCTCCACGACCAGGATCTTGCGAAGGCCAAGCAGCTGCTCGCAGACGCCGGCTACCCGGACGGGTTCAGCACGACGCTCTACTCCTGGAACACGCCCCCGTGGACCCAGATGCTCCCGCAGATCCAGCAGGACCTCGGCAAGATCGGGATCAAGGTCGACGCCCAGCCCATCCAGCAGAGCACGTTCTTCGACGTGGCGGCCACGCCCGGCAAGGCGCCGATGACGCTGACGTTCTGGGTCGCCGACTACCCCGACGGAAGCGACTTCTATCAGGCGCTGCTCTCGTGCGCGGCGGCCGTGCCGGGCGGTCAGAACTACCCGTTCTACTGCAACCCGAAGGTCGACGACCTCGTCGCCCAGGCGCTGGCTGCGGGCACGACCGACGAGGCGGACAAGATCTACGCCGAAGCCACGAAGCAGATGCTGGCCGACAACCCGATCGTCCCGCTGTTCTACGGCAAGAAGACCGAGGTCTTCGGCAAGCAGGTCGGGGGATACCACTCCCAGCCGGTCTGGGGTTGGGACATGACCAGCTACTGGAAGACCGACGGGTCGACGACCAAGCCCGCCAAGGGCTGA
- a CDS encoding pyridoxal phosphate-dependent aminotransferase — translation MSTPALRMAEDVGLLPPSGIRAIASAAWAVPDAIHLEFGEPDFDTPTHVVDAGARAARDGRTRYAPTPGIPELRDAVCAKLARDNAITEATRDHVIVTPGGVGGLTLAYRALLETGSEVLVPDPGWPNLRTIADIVKAVPVPYRLTADRDYQPDVDALDSLVTDRTRAIVVNSPSNPLGSVWSRASIEAVAEWATSRGLWIISDECYDQLWLDEPSTSISAVAPDAAVVTVFSLSKTYAMTGWRIGYAYADPAVITRMAKVQETTTSSVSTPTQHAAIAALTGDQAGVAAMRSTYRSRRDAAVQRATELGLDVLRPSGAFYLWVRLPVGAGDATTFALNLLERTGVAVAPGPAFGAGGEGHVRVSLAAAQPHLMHGLDCIAEVALSASPSYEPSRQRRRTPPSSQARTTPLHVTSLEEN, via the coding sequence GTGAGCACGCCGGCCCTGCGGATGGCCGAGGACGTCGGCCTGCTGCCCCCGTCGGGCATCCGCGCGATCGCGTCGGCCGCCTGGGCCGTCCCCGACGCGATCCACCTCGAGTTCGGTGAACCCGACTTCGACACGCCGACGCACGTCGTGGACGCGGGGGCCCGGGCCGCACGAGACGGCAGGACGCGATACGCCCCCACGCCCGGCATCCCGGAGCTTCGCGACGCCGTGTGCGCCAAGCTGGCACGGGACAACGCGATCACCGAGGCGACTCGCGACCACGTCATCGTGACCCCGGGGGGCGTCGGCGGTCTGACCCTCGCCTACCGGGCGCTCCTCGAGACCGGCAGCGAGGTCCTCGTCCCGGATCCCGGGTGGCCGAACCTCCGGACGATCGCCGACATCGTCAAAGCGGTGCCCGTCCCGTACCGCCTGACTGCGGACCGCGACTACCAGCCGGACGTCGATGCCCTCGACTCGCTGGTGACCGACCGGACGCGGGCGATCGTCGTGAACTCGCCGTCGAACCCGCTCGGTTCGGTCTGGTCGCGCGCCAGCATCGAGGCCGTTGCCGAATGGGCGACGTCGCGTGGCCTGTGGATCATCTCGGACGAGTGCTACGACCAGCTCTGGCTCGACGAGCCGTCGACGAGCATCAGCGCCGTCGCGCCCGATGCTGCCGTCGTGACCGTCTTCTCGCTGTCGAAGACGTACGCGATGACCGGGTGGAGGATCGGCTACGCGTACGCCGATCCAGCCGTCATCACCCGCATGGCGAAGGTCCAGGAGACGACGACCTCGTCGGTGAGCACGCCGACGCAGCATGCGGCGATCGCCGCGCTCACCGGCGACCAGGCTGGCGTGGCGGCGATGCGGTCGACCTATCGGTCGCGTCGCGATGCCGCTGTGCAGCGGGCGACGGAGCTCGGACTCGACGTCCTGAGGCCGTCCGGTGCGTTCTACCTGTGGGTGCGGCTTCCTGTCGGCGCGGGTGACGCGACCACCTTCGCGCTCAACCTCCTGGAGAGGACCGGCGTGGCAGTCGCTCCCGGACCGGCCTTCGGCGCAGGCGGAGAAGGCCATGTCCGCGTGTCCCTCGCAGCGGCTCAGCCCCACCTGATGCACGGACTCGACTGCATTGCCGAGGTGGCGCTCTCGGCGTCTCCGTCGTACGAGCCCTCCCGACAGCGTCGTCGGACCCCACCCTCATCGCAGGCGCGAACCACGCCCCTGCACGTCACGTCCCTCGAGGAGAACTGA
- a CDS encoding SDR family oxidoreductase: MARRALVGGATSGIGAAVSDDLASSGHDLVLWSRDVARLEAKADDLRSRHHVTVDVVAADAGSEGAAAEVAEAALAAGGVDVIVLNAGGPPPCPADATDAEGWRAALQLLAITPIDLATRLLPGMRARGFGRIVAVLSSGVREPIPELAYSNAGRSALASWMKTVARTVAEDGVTVNGVIPGRIDTSRVASLDQSAAERTGLGVQTVRARSEAGIPAGRYGRPEEFAAVVGFLASESASYVTASMLACDGGMMRSLT; encoded by the coding sequence ATGGCCCGCCGTGCTCTTGTCGGCGGCGCGACGTCGGGCATCGGCGCCGCGGTCAGCGACGACCTGGCGTCGAGCGGCCACGATCTCGTGCTGTGGTCGCGCGATGTCGCCCGGCTGGAGGCGAAGGCCGACGACCTGCGATCGCGTCACCATGTCACGGTCGACGTCGTCGCGGCCGACGCAGGAAGCGAAGGCGCGGCCGCGGAGGTCGCGGAGGCCGCGCTGGCTGCAGGGGGCGTCGACGTCATAGTCCTCAATGCGGGTGGCCCGCCGCCCTGCCCCGCGGACGCCACGGACGCCGAGGGGTGGCGCGCAGCGCTCCAGCTGCTCGCCATCACACCGATCGACCTGGCGACGCGACTGCTGCCCGGGATGCGCGCGCGCGGTTTCGGGCGCATCGTCGCGGTCCTCTCCTCTGGGGTCCGCGAGCCGATCCCCGAGCTGGCCTACTCCAACGCCGGCCGTTCAGCGCTCGCGAGCTGGATGAAGACCGTCGCACGGACCGTCGCCGAAGACGGCGTCACGGTCAACGGAGTGATCCCTGGGCGGATCGACACGAGCAGGGTCGCCTCCCTCGACCAGTCCGCCGCCGAGCGCACCGGTCTCGGCGTCCAGACCGTGCGGGCGCGCAGCGAGGCGGGGATCCCTGCCGGTCGATACGGACGCCCTGAGGAGTTCGCTGCGGTGGTGGGGTTCCTCGCGTCGGAGTCCGCCTCATACGTGACGGCGAGCATGCTCGCCTGCGACGGCGGCATGATGCGGAGCCTCACGTGA
- a CDS encoding dihydrodipicolinate synthase family protein gives MSTLNGTWYIAPTPFDESGALDTDSLRELVAAAARWKADGITILGVMGEAPALSDDERRVVLDTVADAARDVIPLAVGCSSPSADLTRSRIDEATSAGAAAVMVAAPTLLKDVDQIGGFFSRATAGCAVPVIVQDEPAATGVMLPVSALLAALDASASTCVKLEDPPTPPKIGRLLEARPELTVFGGLGGVSAYSELRRGAAGTMTGFAFPEILRAIRLAFERGDIETAARVFDHYLPYIAFEGQPVVGLRIRKEVLRRRGVISTATTRAAKGPLDQATSDELDDVLDRVGLVPSPEPLTIEELGDR, from the coding sequence ATGAGCACCCTCAACGGCACCTGGTACATCGCCCCGACACCATTCGACGAGTCCGGCGCTCTCGACACCGACAGCCTGCGAGAGCTGGTGGCTGCAGCCGCCCGGTGGAAGGCGGACGGCATCACGATCCTCGGCGTCATGGGCGAGGCCCCGGCGCTCTCCGACGACGAACGTCGTGTCGTGCTCGACACGGTGGCCGATGCGGCGCGTGACGTCATCCCGCTCGCGGTCGGCTGCTCCTCGCCGTCAGCCGACCTCACCCGGTCGAGGATCGACGAAGCGACGAGCGCCGGTGCAGCTGCCGTCATGGTCGCGGCGCCGACCCTGTTGAAGGACGTCGACCAGATCGGCGGCTTCTTCTCGCGGGCGACTGCGGGGTGCGCCGTGCCGGTGATCGTCCAGGACGAGCCGGCTGCGACCGGGGTGATGCTGCCGGTCTCGGCGCTGCTCGCCGCACTGGACGCGAGCGCGAGCACCTGCGTCAAGCTCGAAGACCCCCCGACGCCGCCCAAGATCGGCCGGCTGCTCGAGGCACGTCCCGAGCTGACCGTTTTCGGAGGACTGGGTGGAGTGAGCGCGTACAGCGAGCTGCGCCGGGGTGCAGCCGGGACGATGACCGGGTTCGCCTTCCCCGAGATCTTGCGCGCGATCAGGTTGGCGTTCGAGCGCGGCGACATCGAGACGGCGGCGCGTGTGTTCGACCACTACCTGCCCTACATCGCCTTCGAAGGCCAGCCGGTGGTCGGGCTACGCATCCGCAAGGAGGTCCTGCGACGTCGAGGGGTGATCAGCACCGCCACGACGCGCGCTGCCAAGGGACCGCTCGACCAGGCGACCAGCGACGAGCTCGACGACGTTCTCGATCGCGTCGGACTCGTGCCGTCGCCGGAGCCGCTCACGATCGAAGAGCTGGGGGACCGCTGA
- a CDS encoding D-2-hydroxyacid dehydrogenase produces the protein MVNVLISTYLEPEQVDRIAASDPRVKVLYAPELLPVPRYAADHTGARHELDGEQQAAWESLLAQADVAFDFDWQAPEQLSERAPRLRWIQATSAGVGAFMQRTGLHDTDVVVTTAAGIHAVPLAEFAVAGALYFTKGIDELNRRKADKHWERYTTSQLAGRRVTVVGLGGMGRHTVRLFAALGTKLSAVGRPGREYDLPEGVDLFSTDDLDKLLPATDVLVLCTALTPETQGLVDAGRVAALPVGAVVVNISRGQVIDEDALIDALRAGRIAGACLDVFEREPLPDSSPLWDLHNVIVSPHSASTVASENRALTDLFIDNLQRHLDGRPLRNLYRRDLGY, from the coding sequence GTGGTCAACGTCCTGATCTCGACCTACCTCGAGCCTGAACAGGTCGACCGGATCGCCGCGAGCGACCCGCGGGTGAAGGTGCTCTACGCGCCCGAGCTGCTGCCGGTCCCGCGCTACGCGGCCGACCACACCGGAGCAAGACACGAGCTCGATGGCGAGCAGCAGGCTGCCTGGGAGTCGCTGCTCGCGCAGGCGGACGTCGCGTTCGACTTCGACTGGCAGGCACCCGAGCAGCTCTCAGAGCGGGCACCGCGGTTGCGGTGGATCCAGGCGACGAGCGCCGGCGTCGGGGCGTTCATGCAACGGACCGGCCTGCACGACACCGACGTCGTCGTCACCACGGCGGCCGGCATCCACGCCGTCCCGCTCGCCGAGTTCGCCGTCGCTGGAGCGCTCTACTTCACCAAGGGCATCGACGAGCTGAACCGCCGCAAGGCCGACAAGCACTGGGAGCGGTACACGACGTCTCAGCTTGCCGGTCGTCGGGTCACCGTCGTCGGGCTCGGCGGAATGGGTCGGCACACCGTCAGGCTCTTCGCCGCGCTCGGCACCAAGTTGAGCGCCGTCGGTCGTCCCGGCAGGGAGTACGACCTGCCCGAGGGTGTGGACCTCTTCTCCACCGACGACCTCGACAAGCTGCTCCCCGCGACCGATGTCCTCGTGCTCTGCACGGCCCTCACGCCTGAGACCCAGGGGCTGGTGGACGCGGGTCGCGTCGCCGCGCTTCCGGTCGGCGCGGTCGTGGTCAACATCTCACGGGGGCAGGTCATCGACGAGGACGCGCTCATCGACGCCCTGCGCGCAGGGCGGATCGCGGGTGCCTGCCTCGACGTCTTCGAGCGGGAGCCGTTGCCGGATTCCTCGCCGCTGTGGGACCTGCACAACGTGATCGTCTCGCCGCATTCGGCCTCGACCGTTGCCTCGGAGAACCGTGCGCTCACCGATCTCTTCATCGACAACCTTCAGCGGCACCTTGACGGGCGCCCGCTGCGCAACCTCTACCGCCGCGACCTCGGCTACTGA
- a CDS encoding carboxylate-amine ligase — protein sequence MRAPSLDWQPGGEFTVGVEDELFLVDQEGQMLGSAAEPLMATVCGPAAGGTFKSEIFVDEVELETQVCSDAEEVRKSLQSLRGSLMVKGVRPMAVGVHPSADFGAADLTTSPRYDRLGDEFAGLLRTPTAAFQVHVGLPDTASALRVFRGLRNRLAVFRALAAGSPYWHARDSGLACSRPAILRSYPRTTMPPALRSWDEYVEAIERSMWAYEVPDYSYVCWELRPQPRLGTIEVRVMDAQSSLDRIAGLTALVQGLARHAVEAPDLHDLPDEAVLANDFRSCRRGLEATVIDANGSRRPMRELAWRALDDARAQLAPDGLDRPLDAVEEILTAPPEYARQRDLREQRGMPALLADLVERTANVDG from the coding sequence GTGCGCGCCCCTAGCCTCGATTGGCAGCCTGGTGGTGAGTTCACCGTCGGGGTCGAGGACGAGTTGTTCCTTGTCGATCAAGAAGGACAGATGCTGGGGTCGGCTGCGGAGCCGTTGATGGCCACCGTCTGCGGACCCGCTGCCGGAGGCACGTTCAAGAGTGAGATCTTCGTCGACGAGGTCGAGCTCGAGACGCAGGTGTGCAGTGATGCCGAGGAAGTGCGCAAGTCACTGCAGAGCCTGCGCGGATCGCTGATGGTCAAAGGCGTTCGCCCAATGGCGGTCGGCGTCCACCCGAGTGCCGATTTCGGAGCAGCAGACCTCACGACATCGCCTCGCTACGACCGGCTCGGCGACGAGTTCGCTGGCCTGCTCCGAACGCCGACGGCAGCCTTCCAGGTCCATGTCGGCCTACCGGACACCGCAAGCGCCCTGCGGGTCTTCCGTGGACTGCGCAACCGCCTTGCCGTCTTCCGCGCACTCGCCGCAGGATCGCCGTACTGGCACGCTCGTGACTCCGGGCTCGCCTGCTCGCGGCCGGCCATCCTCAGGTCCTATCCGCGCACGACGATGCCACCGGCGCTCCGCAGCTGGGATGAGTACGTCGAGGCGATCGAACGCTCGATGTGGGCGTACGAGGTGCCTGATTACAGCTACGTGTGCTGGGAGCTCCGGCCGCAGCCCAGACTGGGGACGATCGAGGTGCGGGTGATGGACGCCCAGTCGTCTCTGGACCGCATCGCCGGGTTGACCGCCTTGGTGCAAGGTCTTGCCCGCCATGCCGTTGAAGCACCAGACCTCCATGACCTTCCGGACGAGGCGGTGCTCGCCAACGACTTCAGATCGTGCCGCCGTGGACTCGAAGCGACGGTCATTGACGCCAACGGGTCACGACGGCCCATGCGCGAGCTCGCCTGGCGCGCGCTCGATGACGCCCGCGCACAGCTGGCGCCCGACGGTCTCGACAGACCACTCGACGCCGTAGAGGAGATCCTCACAGCGCCTCCTGAGTACGCCCGCCAACGAGACCTGCGCGAGCAGCGGGGAATGCCGGCTCTGCTGGCGGACCTCGTCGAGCGTACGGCGAACGTCGACGGCTGA
- a CDS encoding amidohydrolase family protein produces the protein MYADHLIQPWLHCLLDHLPGAEVFDAHTHVGEHDPSGFTARWDELLGSLEAIDARAAVFPLSEPSGYREANLRCAEAAAQSGGRLTPFVRLTPSEVGLLEDGLSAGARGVKLHLSSDGFDLDDIRLNRLYETAHERHLPVIVHAGPELDSIAYEVLELCARWPGLRLVLAHCALTDLGQLRGHVEQAPNLFFDTAWWNPANVLALFRLIPPGRILNASDLPYSTPVSHTFTTARCAWQAGLDVAQITAVIGGQFARLVEGAEPLELGPPPAAEPQPPSPLLEVISTNLLAALEPMQRGDEPGVPLTVARHACRVPDDDPDAPTIAAVSRLLDLYEEHREHIPQRNQHLPGWDLISAAAIVARTPAAPLPAPT, from the coding sequence ATGTACGCCGACCACCTGATCCAGCCGTGGCTGCATTGCCTCCTCGACCACCTGCCGGGCGCGGAGGTCTTCGACGCCCATACCCATGTCGGCGAGCACGATCCGAGCGGCTTCACGGCACGCTGGGACGAGCTGCTCGGCTCACTCGAGGCCATCGATGCGCGTGCCGCGGTCTTCCCGCTGTCTGAACCGAGCGGCTACCGAGAGGCCAACCTCCGGTGTGCCGAGGCTGCTGCGCAGAGTGGGGGGCGACTGACGCCCTTCGTACGACTCACCCCCAGCGAGGTGGGCCTGTTGGAGGACGGGCTGTCTGCAGGGGCCAGAGGAGTCAAGCTCCACCTGTCGAGCGATGGCTTCGACCTCGATGACATCAGGCTCAACCGGCTCTACGAGACTGCCCACGAGCGACACCTTCCCGTCATCGTTCATGCGGGTCCAGAACTCGACTCCATCGCGTACGAGGTACTCGAGCTGTGCGCGCGGTGGCCCGGGCTCCGCCTGGTGCTCGCCCACTGCGCACTCACCGACCTCGGACAGCTGCGAGGACATGTCGAGCAAGCACCCAACCTCTTCTTCGACACCGCGTGGTGGAACCCCGCGAACGTCCTCGCCCTGTTCCGCCTGATCCCGCCCGGACGCATCCTCAATGCCAGCGATCTGCCCTACAGCACCCCGGTCTCCCACACCTTCACCACCGCCCGGTGCGCGTGGCAGGCTGGACTGGACGTCGCACAGATCACGGCGGTCATCGGCGGACAGTTCGCCAGACTGGTCGAGGGCGCAGAACCCCTGGAGCTGGGCCCGCCACCCGCAGCCGAACCGCAACCGCCCAGCCCGCTGCTCGAGGTGATCTCCACCAACCTCCTCGCGGCACTCGAACCGATGCAACGCGGCGACGAGCCGGGCGTGCCGCTCACCGTCGCCCGCCACGCGTGCCGCGTCCCCGACGACGACCCCGACGCGCCGACCATCGCGGCGGTCAGTCGGCTGCTCGACCTGTACGAGGAGCATCGGGAGCACATCCCGCAGCGCAACCAGCACCTTCCCGGTTGGGACCTGATCTCCGCTGCCGCGATCGTGGCGCGAACGCCAGCCGCACCATTGCCCGCCCCGACGTGA
- a CDS encoding GAF and ANTAR domain-containing protein, with the protein MKGTHSLSGIAGSSSALVQDYDLMGALAKTVAEATEHVGAEAGGLLVTNTGGDLELLSATSHRVTELETYQAFSGEGPCVECVRQQETVQGELSQVADRWPTVAAIMESSGYTYVLATPLRWRGTALGGLNLFWRRPPDAVAEAETAAQAYSDILTLFIINAGPVGPEVARQRVEVALEGRAVIEQAKGVLSELEGLSMDDAYERLLELERSTGEHLTDVARGVVRKAQERA; encoded by the coding sequence ATGAAAGGAACACACTCGTTGAGCGGTATCGCCGGTTCGTCTTCCGCCCTGGTGCAGGACTACGACCTGATGGGAGCGCTGGCGAAGACCGTCGCGGAAGCGACCGAGCACGTCGGGGCGGAGGCTGGCGGGCTCCTCGTCACCAACACAGGCGGTGATCTCGAGCTGCTGTCGGCGACCTCGCACCGCGTGACCGAGCTGGAGACGTATCAGGCGTTCTCAGGCGAAGGGCCGTGCGTCGAGTGCGTGCGTCAGCAAGAGACAGTGCAGGGCGAGCTGAGCCAGGTCGCCGATCGTTGGCCCACCGTCGCCGCAATCATGGAATCTTCCGGCTACACCTACGTCCTGGCAACGCCGCTCCGATGGCGTGGGACGGCATTGGGAGGGCTCAACCTCTTCTGGCGCAGACCGCCCGACGCCGTGGCGGAGGCGGAGACTGCCGCTCAGGCTTACTCCGACATCCTGACGCTGTTCATCATTAACGCGGGTCCCGTGGGCCCCGAGGTCGCACGCCAGCGTGTCGAGGTCGCGCTCGAGGGCCGCGCGGTCATCGAGCAGGCCAAGGGCGTCCTCTCAGAGCTGGAGGGTCTCAGCATGGATGACGCCTACGAGCGGTTGCTCGAGCTCGAGCGAAGCACAGGTGAGCATCTCACCGACGTCGCTCGAGGTGTGGTGAGGAAGGCACAGGAGCGCGCCTAG
- a CDS encoding ANTAR domain-containing protein: MAQHPGELLERLTGALARRDPDQSLSGRLCESYRELAGADGAAITVDYNNPTRVTVCTTNSLVNRLEDLQDVLGEGPGHTASASGRIERCAVPGDPASRWPVFVESAREIVGSALIVAVPLQPETVVFGVITLYQSPPSPLALDRHDLQFLAHVVGVALLSDQDAASSNLTSGPWASRARIHQATGIVVAQLQVSPGDALAVLRAHAYGQQTTLAEIATAVVERRITFSL; the protein is encoded by the coding sequence GTGGCGCAGCACCCAGGGGAGCTTCTCGAACGGCTTACGGGGGCGTTGGCCCGGCGAGATCCCGACCAGTCGCTGAGTGGACGGCTCTGCGAGTCGTACCGTGAACTGGCGGGTGCTGACGGAGCGGCGATCACCGTCGACTACAACAACCCCACCCGCGTGACGGTCTGCACGACGAACTCGCTGGTGAACCGGCTCGAGGACCTCCAGGATGTGCTCGGCGAGGGGCCCGGCCACACCGCATCGGCATCGGGTCGGATCGAGCGGTGCGCTGTCCCCGGAGACCCGGCGTCGAGGTGGCCGGTGTTCGTCGAGTCGGCGCGGGAGATCGTGGGCAGCGCCTTGATCGTGGCGGTCCCGTTACAGCCCGAAACCGTGGTGTTCGGCGTGATCACGCTCTACCAGAGCCCGCCGTCGCCGCTCGCGCTCGATCGTCACGACCTGCAGTTCCTCGCCCACGTGGTCGGCGTGGCACTGCTCTCCGACCAGGATGCCGCGTCCAGCAACCTCACGAGCGGGCCATGGGCGTCGCGTGCACGGATTCACCAGGCGACGGGCATCGTCGTCGCGCAGCTGCAGGTCAGTCCGGGGGATGCTCTGGCCGTCCTCCGAGCCCATGCTTACGGCCAGCAGACGACGTTGGCCGAGATCGCAACAGCGGTCGTCGAGCGGCGCATCACGTTCTCCCTCTGA
- a CDS encoding YciI family protein, with protein sequence METMDPAELEAAMAATGAIIEELTSTGAFVFAGGLMPPSSAITVDNTGESLSKVDGPFVEAPEYLGGFWVIEVADEEAALGWAARASKALGGPIEVRAFQVPPSE encoded by the coding sequence ATGGAGACCATGGACCCGGCCGAGCTCGAGGCGGCCATGGCTGCCACTGGCGCGATCATCGAAGAGCTGACGTCGACCGGCGCGTTCGTCTTCGCGGGCGGGTTGATGCCGCCCTCGAGTGCGATCACGGTCGACAACACCGGCGAGTCGTTGAGCAAGGTCGACGGCCCCTTCGTCGAGGCTCCCGAGTACCTGGGGGGATTCTGGGTCATCGAGGTCGCCGACGAGGAGGCTGCCCTCGGTTGGGCGGCCAGGGCATCGAAGGCCCTCGGTGGCCCGATCGAGGTCCGCGCCTTCCAGGTGCCGCCCAGCGAGTGA